From Bacteroidota bacterium, the proteins below share one genomic window:
- a CDS encoding DUF349 domain-containing protein, translated as MSVTKDELMTQLEELARQEMTEEVTQKADELKNEYLRLAEHRNQELLEQFIAEGGTADSFEPRKDPDDGRFAELMHILQDRLEKAKKLKADEVQTQLKAKESIVAELEKLVSEETNIGKAFNTFRELQNRWKEIGNLSHRDYRNIQSAYHRHVHNFYYNMKLSKDLRDLDFKRNHEHRTQLLTKIESLGQMESVKGVERLLNLYRMEWSELGPTAPETIEPLRTRYRELIGGVLQRIRDFYQSRQKEEQVHLETKKALLERAKGIAAETFDNPKAWQTMTETLNGIFEDWKKAGFGPKAENEKIWNEFRKELNTFYTKKREFFGELKKSHKAGREKKQELIKKAEAIAAATHETWEEPTKQVIALQQEWKAAGPVEGWEENKLWKKFREACDKFFEAKRGHFGQRDAEQLANLQKKKDLIAKIEAFTPTGNTNEDLKVLRDFSAEWKTIEHVPFKEKEKIWDRYKKAIDAKYASMKLEAGEAHLARFRSSVELLAQSDEAGNLLRREKNNIREKIGKLQATINQYENNLGFFRNSKNMGGLLDEVENNLKRAREEMELLQKKLKAFSEVQPPAENQ; from the coding sequence ATGAGTGTTACCAAGGACGAGCTGATGACCCAGCTCGAGGAGCTTGCCCGGCAGGAGATGACCGAAGAGGTCACCCAGAAAGCCGACGAGCTTAAGAACGAGTACTTACGGCTTGCCGAACACCGCAACCAGGAGTTGCTCGAGCAGTTCATCGCAGAAGGCGGCACAGCCGACAGCTTCGAACCGCGCAAGGATCCGGATGATGGCCGTTTCGCCGAACTCATGCACATCCTGCAGGACCGGCTCGAGAAAGCGAAGAAGCTGAAAGCCGACGAGGTGCAGACCCAGCTCAAAGCCAAGGAATCCATCGTGGCCGAACTGGAAAAGCTGGTGAGCGAAGAGACGAACATCGGCAAAGCCTTCAACACCTTCCGCGAGTTACAGAACCGCTGGAAGGAGATCGGTAACCTCTCCCACCGCGACTACCGAAACATCCAAAGCGCGTACCACCGCCACGTCCACAACTTCTATTACAACATGAAGTTGAGCAAGGACCTGCGCGACCTCGACTTCAAGCGCAACCACGAACACCGCACCCAACTGCTCACAAAGATCGAATCGCTCGGGCAGATGGAATCGGTCAAGGGCGTTGAGCGCCTGCTCAACCTTTACCGCATGGAATGGTCGGAGCTCGGTCCTACCGCGCCCGAGACCATCGAACCTCTGCGGACCCGCTACCGCGAACTCATCGGCGGGGTGCTGCAACGCATCCGCGATTTCTACCAGTCGCGGCAAAAAGAAGAACAGGTCCACCTCGAAACCAAGAAAGCCCTGCTGGAGCGCGCCAAAGGCATCGCGGCCGAAACCTTCGACAACCCCAAGGCCTGGCAGACGATGACTGAGACCCTCAACGGCATCTTTGAAGACTGGAAAAAAGCCGGCTTCGGCCCCAAGGCCGAGAACGAGAAGATCTGGAACGAGTTCCGCAAGGAGCTCAACACCTTCTATACTAAAAAGCGCGAGTTCTTCGGCGAACTGAAAAAGTCGCACAAGGCCGGTCGCGAGAAGAAGCAGGAACTCATCAAAAAGGCCGAAGCCATCGCCGCGGCCACACACGAGACCTGGGAAGAGCCCACCAAACAGGTGATCGCCCTGCAGCAGGAATGGAAAGCGGCCGGACCGGTCGAAGGCTGGGAAGAGAACAAGCTCTGGAAGAAATTCCGGGAAGCTTGTGACAAGTTCTTCGAAGCCAAGCGCGGTCATTTCGGGCAGCGCGACGCCGAGCAGTTGGCGAATTTGCAGAAGAAGAAAGACCTGATCGCGAAGATCGAGGCCTTCACGCCCACCGGCAATACGAACGAGGACCTCAAAGTCCTGCGCGACTTCAGCGCCGAGTGGAAGACCATCGAGCACGTGCCCTTCAAGGAGAAGGAAAAGATCTGGGACCGCTACAAGAAAGCCATCGACGCGAAGTACGCCTCCATGAAGCTCGAAGCCGGCGAAGCCCATCTCGCCCGCTTCCGCAGCAGCGTGGAGCTTCTCGCCCAGAGCGATGAAGCCGGCAACCTGCTGCGCCGGGAGAAGAACAACATCCGCGAAAAGATCGGCAAGCTGCAGGCCACCATCAACCAGTACGAGAACAACCTCGGCTTCTTCCGCAACTCCAAAAACATGGGCGGCCTCCTCGACGAAGTCGAAAACAACCTAAAACGCGCCCGCGAAGAGATGGAACTACTCCAAAAGAAGCTCAAAGCGTTTTCGGAAGTCCAGCCTCCGGCGGAGAATCAATAA